One Vanacampus margaritifer isolate UIUO_Vmar chromosome 20, RoL_Vmar_1.0, whole genome shotgun sequence DNA window includes the following coding sequences:
- the gcm2 gene encoding chorion-specific transcription factor GCMb isoform X1: MSRAEDREEADCVCSFGMKSTWDINDPKLPQDSKQFDAFQEWTDGYVRYIYSAEDKNAQRHLSGWAMRNTNNHNCQILKKSCLGVVVCSRGCALPDGSRLQLRPAICDKARQKQQKKVCPSCGGALELLPCRGHSGYPVTNFWRVDGKSIFFQAKGVHDHPRPESKSETEARRSSVKRRVSSPPFAPKRRLIESQALGPSLLSCVESADRISFIEPSFPQHYPAFQSTEPYYNPHNALGETSANLQKTASPRLYMGRPGYEFQGYLTSPSYPVTSELCDPRVAPVLGCPTSSASAPLSSSASSFDPPLSKPGWKDLLKSSGPYGDNHHYYSPEYPCRYPGNPPASPAALQTIITTTTKVSYQPCPKGAAYQSCPKVQPGLPGCSTLLDESSSSYSAEVKVTEESGGVIKSLSFQPEVVQTKTERADAYDYRYGYGNTFRYDDY; the protein is encoded by the exons ATGTCTCGAGCGGAGGATCGCGAGGAGGCGGACTGCGTGTGCTCCTTTGGCATGAAGTCCACTTGGGACATCAACGACCCCAAACTGCCGCAG GACAGCAAGCAGTTTGACGCCTTCCAGGAGTGGACGGACGGTTACGTGCGTTACATTTACAGCG cggAGGACAAGAACGCTCAGCGCCACCTGTCAGGCTGGGCCATGCGGAACACCAACAACCACAACTGTCAGATCCTGAAGAAGTCGTGTTTGGGCGTGGTGGTCTGCTCCCGAGGCTGCGCGCTGCCCGACGGTTCGCGGCTGCAACTGCGGCCCGCCATCTGCGACAAAGCGCGGCAGAAGCAGCAGA AGAAAGTTTGTCCCAGTTGTGGCGGCGCTCTGGAGCTGCTGCCATGTCGAGGGCACAGCGGGTACCCCGTCACCAACTTCTGGAGAGTGGACGGAAAATCCATCTTCTTCCAG GCCAAAGGGGTCCACGACCATCCAAGGCCAGAGTCCAAGTCCGAGACGGAGGCCAGGAGAAGTTCGGTAAAAAGACGAGTAAGCTCGCCGCCGTTTGCACCAAAAAGACGCCTCATTGAATCCCAG GCTCTCGGACCATCCCTACTCTCCTGCGTGGAGTCCGCAGACCGGATCTCCTTTATCGAGCCGAGCTTTCCGCAGCATTACCCGGCGTTCCAAAGTACAGAACCCTACTACAACCCCCACAATGCACTGGGAGAGACTTCCGCCAACCTGCAAAAGACAGCAAGTCCCAGACTCTACATGGGTAGACCCGGATACGAGTTCCAAGGCTACCTGACGTCACCTTCCTATCCGGTCACCTCAGAACTCTGCGATCCGAG GGTGGCTCCGGTCCTCGGTTGTCCGACGTCCTCGGCGTCCGCTCCTCTCTCGTCATCCGCCTCCTCGTTCGATCCGCCTCTGTCAAAACCGGGCTGGAAGGATCTCCTGAAGAGTTCCGGCCCTTACGGCGACAACCACCATTATTACAGTCCGGAATACCCGTGCCGCTACCCAGGAAACCCCCCGGCTTCTCCGGCTGCGCTGCAGaccatcatcaccaccacaACCAAA GTGTCCTATCAGCCGTGTCCGAAGGGCGCCGCCTACCAGTCGTGCCCCAAAGTCCAGCCCGGGCTCCCCGGCTGCTCGACGCTGCTGGACGAGTCGTCGTCATCGTACTCGGCCGAAGTGAAGGTGACGGAGGAGTCGGGCGGGGTCATTAAGTCCCTCTCATTTCAGCCCGAAGTGGTCCAGACCAAAACGGAGCGAGCCGATGCCTACGACTATCGCTACGGCTACGGCAACACCTTCCGGTATGACGACTACTGA
- the gcm2 gene encoding chorion-specific transcription factor GCMb isoform X2, translating into MSRAEDREEADCVCSFGMKSTWDINDPKLPQDSKQFDAFQEWTDGYVRYIYSAEDKNAQRHLSGWAMRNTNNHNCQILKKSCLGVVVCSRGCALPDGSRLQLRPAICDKARQKQQKKVCPSCGGALELLPCRGHSGYPVTNFWRVDGKSIFFQAKGVHDHPRPESKSETEARRSSVKRRALGPSLLSCVESADRISFIEPSFPQHYPAFQSTEPYYNPHNALGETSANLQKTASPRLYMGRPGYEFQGYLTSPSYPVTSELCDPRVAPVLGCPTSSASAPLSSSASSFDPPLSKPGWKDLLKSSGPYGDNHHYYSPEYPCRYPGNPPASPAALQTIITTTTKVSYQPCPKGAAYQSCPKVQPGLPGCSTLLDESSSSYSAEVKVTEESGGVIKSLSFQPEVVQTKTERADAYDYRYGYGNTFRYDDY; encoded by the exons ATGTCTCGAGCGGAGGATCGCGAGGAGGCGGACTGCGTGTGCTCCTTTGGCATGAAGTCCACTTGGGACATCAACGACCCCAAACTGCCGCAG GACAGCAAGCAGTTTGACGCCTTCCAGGAGTGGACGGACGGTTACGTGCGTTACATTTACAGCG cggAGGACAAGAACGCTCAGCGCCACCTGTCAGGCTGGGCCATGCGGAACACCAACAACCACAACTGTCAGATCCTGAAGAAGTCGTGTTTGGGCGTGGTGGTCTGCTCCCGAGGCTGCGCGCTGCCCGACGGTTCGCGGCTGCAACTGCGGCCCGCCATCTGCGACAAAGCGCGGCAGAAGCAGCAGA AGAAAGTTTGTCCCAGTTGTGGCGGCGCTCTGGAGCTGCTGCCATGTCGAGGGCACAGCGGGTACCCCGTCACCAACTTCTGGAGAGTGGACGGAAAATCCATCTTCTTCCAG GCCAAAGGGGTCCACGACCATCCAAGGCCAGAGTCCAAGTCCGAGACGGAGGCCAGGAGAAGTTCGGTAAAAAGACGA GCTCTCGGACCATCCCTACTCTCCTGCGTGGAGTCCGCAGACCGGATCTCCTTTATCGAGCCGAGCTTTCCGCAGCATTACCCGGCGTTCCAAAGTACAGAACCCTACTACAACCCCCACAATGCACTGGGAGAGACTTCCGCCAACCTGCAAAAGACAGCAAGTCCCAGACTCTACATGGGTAGACCCGGATACGAGTTCCAAGGCTACCTGACGTCACCTTCCTATCCGGTCACCTCAGAACTCTGCGATCCGAG GGTGGCTCCGGTCCTCGGTTGTCCGACGTCCTCGGCGTCCGCTCCTCTCTCGTCATCCGCCTCCTCGTTCGATCCGCCTCTGTCAAAACCGGGCTGGAAGGATCTCCTGAAGAGTTCCGGCCCTTACGGCGACAACCACCATTATTACAGTCCGGAATACCCGTGCCGCTACCCAGGAAACCCCCCGGCTTCTCCGGCTGCGCTGCAGaccatcatcaccaccacaACCAAA GTGTCCTATCAGCCGTGTCCGAAGGGCGCCGCCTACCAGTCGTGCCCCAAAGTCCAGCCCGGGCTCCCCGGCTGCTCGACGCTGCTGGACGAGTCGTCGTCATCGTACTCGGCCGAAGTGAAGGTGACGGAGGAGTCGGGCGGGGTCATTAAGTCCCTCTCATTTCAGCCCGAAGTGGTCCAGACCAAAACGGAGCGAGCCGATGCCTACGACTATCGCTACGGCTACGGCAACACCTTCCGGTATGACGACTACTGA